From Drosophila nasuta strain 15112-1781.00 chromosome X, ASM2355853v1, whole genome shotgun sequence, one genomic window encodes:
- the LOC132796011 gene encoding N-alpha-acetyltransferase 30A, with translation MADTATAATTAAANKKKCRNKNQKSQQQQQQKTEATLGKVPSNGHIQADEDAEADADVALINGIMQQVQLCNGHAKDAKLPATTKGKPKAETVVATPTVAATLNGHVKKNATAAAANHNNNHLNNNNNSSNSNNNTSSNNNNNVNSSSSKNNNNNNNSRGSKAKNNKASQAAAEEQQKEQQQATSVTGSATVMATSNSTANTQTTSATTTKTTAMAIATRGNPPTTLLTDEAPTTSAAAAAAATQPQTQSQTQPQTQPELEVPQLELEPAISADEIVYKEYEAEYQMHDIMRLIQAELSEPYSIYTYRYFIYNWPKLCFLASHDNQYVGAIVCKLDMHMNVRRGYIAMLAVRKEYRKLKIGTTLVTKAIEAMLADNADEVVLETEMRNEPALRLYENLGFVRDKRLFRYYLNGVDALRLKLWFR, from the exons ATGGCGGACACGGcgacggcagcaacaactgcagcagccaACAAGAAAAAGTGTAggaacaaaaaccaaaaatcccagcagcaacagcagcaaaaaactGAAGCTACGCTAGGCAAAGTGCCGTCTAATGGTCACATCCAAGCGGACGAGGATGCGGAAGCAGATGCGGATGTGGCACTGATCAATGGCATCATGCAGCAGGTGCAACTGTGCAATGGCCACGCCAAGGATGCCAAGCTGCCAGCGACGACAAAGGGAAAACCAAAGGCTGAGACAGTAGTGGCCACTCCAACAGTGGCGGCCACACTCAATGGCCATGTGAAGAAGAACgcgactgctgctgcggcaaatcataataataatcatctcaacaataacaacaatagcagcaacagcaacaacaataccagcagcaacaacaacaacaatgttaatagcagcagcagcaagaacaacaacaacaataataacagtcGCGGCAGCAAGGCGAAAAACAACAAGGCAAGTCAAGCAGCCGCTGAGGAGCAGCAGaaagaacaacagcaagcgACAAGCGTAACAGGAAGCGCCACGGTGATGGCGACAAGCAACAGCACtgccaacacacaaacaacatcagcaacaaccacaaagaCAACAGCTATGGCCATTGCAACAAGGGGCAATCCTCCCACAACACTGCTGACTGATGAGGCACCCACAACAtcagctgctgcggctgccgcTGCAACGCAACCTCAAACGCAATCACAAACTCAACCCCAAACACAGCCAGAACTAGAAGTACCCCAGCTTGAGCTCGAACCTGCCATTTCAGCCGACGAGATTGTCTACAAGGAATACGAAGCCGAATACCAGATGCAT GATATTATGCGTCTGATACAGGCGGAGCTGTCCGAGCCATATTCAATATACACGTATCGCTATTTCATTTACAACTGGCCAAAACTCTGCTTCCTAGCCTCGCACGATAATCAATATGTCGGAGCTATCGTATGCAAGCTGGACATGCATATGAATGTGCGACGCGGTTACATTGCCATGTTGGCGGTGCGCAAGGAATATCGCAAGCTTAAGATCGGCACCACGCTCGTGACCAAGGCAATTGAG GCCATGCTCGCTGATAATGCTGATGAAGTGGTGCTGGAAACGGAGATGCGCAATGAGCCGGCATTGCGTCTATATGAGAACTTGGGCTTTGTGCGTGATAAACGACTGTTTCGTTACTATCTGAATGGCGTGGATGCACTGCGTCTTAAGCTGTGGTTCAGATGA
- the LOC132795925 gene encoding poly(A) RNA polymerase, mitochondrial isoform X1, whose protein sequence is MNTLMRRAQHLHHWRTYCIKQCAAVAGNEATAAAKGKTSYEELIDSRHQQAERSIVVQVSSEKSYNELYNYCSRFGRIVTAHHYTVPHEDELHYMLLEYANANEATAAIDSSAYNAELSSHSSVSAGGSVSGVPVRSPFLWFRAAAAAGKRNQSKLSANHKPLPLTTVAGTRPLAQDHLHTLLRSAESIEQQLQLLYEHTRLNDLGVRMRFLAALQVQQAIAGMFPEARAQPFGSSVNGFGKMGCDLDLILRFDGATTAQSERQLMSRLVYHTKENLSNGRSQTQRQMECIGDLLHLFLPGVCHVRRILQARVPIIKYHHEHLDLEVDLSMSNLTGFYMSELLYMFGELDPRVRPLTFSIRRWAQSCGLTNPSPGRWISNFSLSCLVMYFLQQLRQPILPSISAMVKTAASTDIRITEDGINCTFARDMERVSFASRNTSSLSELLLQFFEFYSQFDFHNRAISLNEARALSKPDHSAMYIVNPLEQLLNVSKNVSLEECERLRIEVRNAAWILESEVENSTLTEQERNEQSWGLLNLFKHPEKAVIRPNMFFKPRMVEVSDLFEKSQLNGSTTTPPINYKNATMRQQVQSIKAATRNELKQLRESSTATSSSSSSTTVTASAMPTAKSKRNR, encoded by the exons ATGAACACCCTAATGCGTCGTGCCCAGCATCTGCACCATTGGCGCACATATTGCATAAAACAATGCGCCGCCGTCGCCGGCAACgaagcaactgctgctgcgaAAG GAAAGACGAGCTACGAAGAACTCATTGACAGTCGACACCAGCAGGCGGAACGCAGCATTGTCGTCCAGGTCAGCTCAGAGAAATCTTACAATGAATTGTATAACTACTGCAGTCGATTTGGACGCATTGTCACCGCCCATCACTATACAGTGCCTCACGAGGATGAGCTGCACTACATGCTGCTGGAGTATGCCAATGCCAACGAAGCCACCGCTGCCATCGATTCTAGTGCCTACAATGCTGAGCTAAGCAGCCATTCTAGTGTTTCTGCTGGAGGCAGTGTCTCTGGTGTCCCAGTGCGTTCTCCCTTCCTTTGGTTTcgtgctgccgccgctgctggcAAACGCAACCAGAGCAAATTGTCTGCCAATCACAAACCACTGCCGCTGACAACAGTCGCGGGCACTCGACCCTTGGCGCAAGACCATCTGCATACGTTACTACGCAGTGCTGAGAGcattgagcagcagctgcagttgctctaCGAGCACACACGCCTCAATGATCTGGGTGTGCGCATGCGATTCCTGGCCGCGTTGCAGGTGCAACAGGCTATTGCGGGCATGTTTCCGGAGGCGCGTGCTCAACCGTTTGGCTCCTCGGTCAATGGCTTTGGAAAAATGGGCTGTGATCTAGATTTAATATTGCGTTTCGATGGCGCTACGACGGCACAGAGCGAACGCCAACTGATGTCGCGTCTCGTGTACCACACCAAGGAGAATCTAAGCAATGGGCGATCGCAGACGCAGCGGCAAATGGAATGTATTGGCGATCTGCTGCATCTGTTTCTGCCCGGCGTTTGCCACGTGCGTCGCATTCTGCAGGCGCGTGTGCCCATCATCAAGTATCATCACGAGCATCTCGATCTCGAGGTGGATCTATCCATGAGCAACCT CACCGGCTTCTACATGTCCGAGTTGCTCTACATGTTTGGCGAGCTGGATCCGCGAGTGCGTCCGCTGACGTTCAGCATACGACGCTGGGCACAATCGTGCGGCTTGACGAATCCGTCGCCAGGACGCTGGATCTCAAATTTCTCGCTCAGCTGCCTGGTCATGTATTTcctgcagcagctgcggcaACCGATTCTGCCATCGATTAGTGCAATGGTGAAGACAGCTGCCAGCACAGACATTCGGATCACCGAGGATGGCATCAATTGCACCTTTGCCCGGGACATGGAGCGTGTGTCATTCGCTAGTCGAAATACGAGCAGTCTCAGTGAACTGTTGTTGCAGTTCTTCGAGTTCTATTCACAATTCGATTTCCACAATCGTGCCATATCATTGAACGAGGCGCGAGCACTGTCCAAGCCGGATCACTCGGCCATGTACATTGTGAATCCGCTGGAACAGCTGCTGAATGTGAGCAAGAATGTGAGTCTGGAGGAATGCGAAAGGTTGCGCATTGAAGTGCGCAATGCTGCCTGGATACTTGAGTCCGAGGTGGAGAACTCAACGCTGACGGAGCAGGAGCGAAACGAGCAATCCTGGGGACTACTCAATCTCTTCAAGCATCCCGAGAAGGCGGTCATACGTCCCAATATGTTTTTTAAGCCCCGCATGGTCGAGGTGAGTGATCTCTTTGAGAAGTCACAGCTCAATGGGTCAACGACAACGCCGCCAATCAACTACAAAAATGCAACGATGCGACAGCAGGTGCAATCCATTAAGGCGGCCACACGCAACGAACTGAAGCAATTGCGAGAGTCGAGCACAGCgacgtcatcgtcatcatcatcgacaaCAGTGACGGCATCAGCGATGCCCACGGCAAAGAGCAAGCGCAACAGATGA
- the LOC132795925 gene encoding poly(A) RNA polymerase, mitochondrial isoform X2 codes for MSELLYMFGELDPRVRPLTFSIRRWAQSCGLTNPSPGRWISNFSLSCLVMYFLQQLRQPILPSISAMVKTAASTDIRITEDGINCTFARDMERVSFASRNTSSLSELLLQFFEFYSQFDFHNRAISLNEARALSKPDHSAMYIVNPLEQLLNVSKNVSLEECERLRIEVRNAAWILESEVENSTLTEQERNEQSWGLLNLFKHPEKAVIRPNMFFKPRMVEVSDLFEKSQLNGSTTTPPINYKNATMRQQVQSIKAATRNELKQLRESSTATSSSSSSTTVTASAMPTAKSKRNR; via the coding sequence ATGTCCGAGTTGCTCTACATGTTTGGCGAGCTGGATCCGCGAGTGCGTCCGCTGACGTTCAGCATACGACGCTGGGCACAATCGTGCGGCTTGACGAATCCGTCGCCAGGACGCTGGATCTCAAATTTCTCGCTCAGCTGCCTGGTCATGTATTTcctgcagcagctgcggcaACCGATTCTGCCATCGATTAGTGCAATGGTGAAGACAGCTGCCAGCACAGACATTCGGATCACCGAGGATGGCATCAATTGCACCTTTGCCCGGGACATGGAGCGTGTGTCATTCGCTAGTCGAAATACGAGCAGTCTCAGTGAACTGTTGTTGCAGTTCTTCGAGTTCTATTCACAATTCGATTTCCACAATCGTGCCATATCATTGAACGAGGCGCGAGCACTGTCCAAGCCGGATCACTCGGCCATGTACATTGTGAATCCGCTGGAACAGCTGCTGAATGTGAGCAAGAATGTGAGTCTGGAGGAATGCGAAAGGTTGCGCATTGAAGTGCGCAATGCTGCCTGGATACTTGAGTCCGAGGTGGAGAACTCAACGCTGACGGAGCAGGAGCGAAACGAGCAATCCTGGGGACTACTCAATCTCTTCAAGCATCCCGAGAAGGCGGTCATACGTCCCAATATGTTTTTTAAGCCCCGCATGGTCGAGGTGAGTGATCTCTTTGAGAAGTCACAGCTCAATGGGTCAACGACAACGCCGCCAATCAACTACAAAAATGCAACGATGCGACAGCAGGTGCAATCCATTAAGGCGGCCACACGCAACGAACTGAAGCAATTGCGAGAGTCGAGCACAGCgacgtcatcgtcatcatcatcgacaaCAGTGACGGCATCAGCGATGCCCACGGCAAAGAGCAAGCGCAACAGATGA
- the LOC132795926 gene encoding tetraspanin-2A codes for MGIGYGTADEELEKQIGCVKYTLFCFNIVAWMISTALFALTVWLRAEPGFNDWLRILDAQSFYIGVYVLIAISIIMMAVSFLGCLSALMENTLALFVFVGTQIFGFVGTVAGSAILLQYSTINSSLQPLLDVSLRRFVATSEYTYSNYVLTMIQENIGCCGASGPWDYLDMHQPLPSSCRDTVSGNAFFSGCVDELTWFFEGKTAWIVGLAMTMAMMNVVCGVMSFVLVQAVKKEEEQASNYRR; via the coding sequence ATGGGCATTGGATATGGGACCGCCGACGAGGAGTTGGAGAAACAAATCGGATGCGTCAAGTACACGCTCTTCTGCTTTAACATTGTCGCCTGGATGATCTCCACGGCACTGTTCGCATTGACTGTCTGGCTGCGTGCTGAACCCGGTTTCAATGATTGGCTACGCATTCTGGATGCACAGTCCTTCTACATTGGCGTCTATGTGCTGATTGCCATCAGCATCATTATGATGGCAGTAAGTTTCCTGGGCTGTCTCAGTGCACTCATGGAGAACACACTGGCATTGTTCGTCTTTGTCGGCACTCAGATCTTTGGCTTTGTGGGCACTGTGGCCGGATCGGCCATATTGCTGCAGTACAGCACAATCAATTCGAGTCTGCAGCCACTGTTGGATGTATCATTGCGTCGCTTTGTGGCCACCTCGGAATACACATACTCCAACTATGTGCTGACCATGATCCAGGAGAATATTGGCTGCTGCGGTGCAAGTGGCCCTTGGGACTATTTGGATATGCATCAGCCGTTGCCCAGCTCGTGTCGCGATACTGTCAGCGGCAATGCGTTCTTCAGCGGATGCGTCGATGAGTTGACCTGGTTCTTTGAGGGCAAGACGGCGTGGATTGTGGGTCTGGCCATGACCATGGCCATGATGAATGTGGTCTGTGGCGTTATGAGCTTTGTGCTTGTGCAGGCCGTCaagaaggaggaggaacaGGCTAGCAACTACAGGCGCTAG
- the LOC132796529 gene encoding putative ATP-dependent RNA helicase SoYb, with translation MIGKSRISSRALAANGVVGSNNETQSDLEPTTSNNQQKSEQLSSHLSDGVKYIYFTPNTQANGYDFIAKSIKTKDFNNVRIAIICEHATNAQQMMREMGKRSVASLLLTTATTTAIANKKASLDGLLALQSDGVLTSVLIATDDMLPTLAHYGKVKVELLIHSTQPLPHVFQKRANTFILSEGNEKERQVIVIRTPAVVEQLSQIEASNPIDALLSPLPSLLPSPMRSPLPSSLSSPLPLPSSLSSPLPLPLLSQRSPTQLDDDAMSSTSVSSCSLQSMPHDPIEDASATSMLNTYNKFEVLALSKQKLESCYQISDIKALDGRIKAAMTEMSHEHGKKPHRYAWPHTANHRSLCVIGYEASGKTWSYLPWLCHKALQNADEGRLGACCIILCPDARHGEKIAVCCEKLLSTMDEKKPVVMRLFEQDKIQMVLATLKVTCGILMTSVELLLLAKDEIIFDANFVRCMAFDNINVLWNQSKNDCEQLIDWLFENLSIGVSGTQMLISGRQWCEAVMNRLLPKLDDVLLLFTDALEASLYGRIQQEMLFIDPQRCEVEILKVLLSKNLKEERVVMVCDSNDEANYLMIHLLSAGIRSIIINKSNQVNTFKKWSHEKRRNVVIAIDDMIPKLRGGRIDLLFHYKPASNWRRFKTRFGLFYGNYKTQTKEESHSNATSIICITQKDGDVIWCMCNFLLKHEIAVPSAWLTSFNEFRLTAERLNPIPKQPMCEQMLSYGNCWVRKCQYRHQVAQKELARPIEYFNKLHIEFYISYIHTPTRFVIKDTSLPIAHLYGGLPITKLEDSINLHYIKASNRSLHPNPRLNDICVVELKERYQRVVVIGVNGKQIKVRQLDNVMEEVNIKASEVFVCKEFFIHEPVQCQELCLTGIMPCTTERIWSAEDKKLVLNVFLKERQTHRLSVFNADIDFAFNDKYFARNIFDSNGNDLKSFVLNNMPVLHDEKVLISLQKLFN, from the exons ATGATCGGCAAAAGCAG AATTTCAAGCAGAGCACTCGCTGCAAATGGCGTCGTCGGATCAAATAACGAAACACAATCAGATTTGGAACCGACAACGAGTAATAATCAACAGAAGAGCGAGCAATTGAGTTCGCACTTAAGCGATGGAGTTAAATATATCTATTTTACACCAAATACGCAAGCAAATGGTTATGATTTCATAGCTAAAAGCATTAAAACCAAAGACTTTAATAACGTTCGCATCGCCATAATTTGCGAGCATGCGACAAATGCGCAGCAAATGATGAGAGAAATGGGGAAGCGCAGCGTGGCCAGCCTCTTGCTGACCACCGCCACAACAACGGCCATCGCCAATAAGAAAGCCTCGCTGGATGGGCTGCTGGCATTGCAGAGTGACGGC GTGCTCACATCAGTGTTGATTGCCACCGACGACATGCTGCCGACTTTGGCGCATTATGGCAAAGTAAAGGTCGAGCTGTTGATACATTCCACACAACCGTTACCGCATGTCTTTCAAAAGCGCGCTAACACGTTTATCCTATCAGAAGGGAATGAGAAGGAGCGCCAAGTGATTGTCATACGAACGCCAGCAGTTGTCGAGCAATTATCACAAATCGAAGCTAGTAATCCAATCGATGCATTGCTTTCGCCATTACCTTCGCTATTGCCTTCGCCAATGCGTTCTCCATTGCCTTCTTCATTGTCTTCGCCATTGCCTTTGCCTTCTTCATTGTCTTCGCCTTTACCTTTACCTTTGTTGAGCCAACGAAGTCCAACGCAACTGGATGACGATGCCATGTCCTCAACTTCAGTATCTTCCTGTTCGCTGCAATCGATGCCACATGATCCAATTGAAGATGCATCTGCTACAAGTATGCTCAACACCTATAACAAATTCGAAGTGCTGGCTTTAAGTAAGCAAAAGCTGGAATCGTGCTATCAAATAAGCGACATCAAGGCACTCGATGGACGTATTAAGGCAGCTATGACAGAAATGAGCCATGAGCATGGCAAGAAGCCACATCGCTATGCCTGGCCACATACGGCGAATCATCGCTCGCTTTGCGTCATAGGCTATGAGGCTTCTGGCAAAACATGGAGCTATTTACCCTGGCTGTGCCACAAAGCTCTCCAGAATGCGGATGAAGGCAGGTTGGGTGCTTGTTGCATCATTTTGTGCCCCGACGCGCGACATGGCGAAAAAATCGCTGTTTGCTGCGAAAAACTACTGAGCACTATGGATGAGAAGAAACCTGTGGTGATGCGACTATTTGAACAAGACAAAATCCAAATGGTTTTGGCAACACTGAAGGTTACTTGCGGCATTCTGATGACCAGCGttgagctgctgttgctggccaAAGATGAGATAATCTTCGATGCCAATTTTGTGCGCTGCATGGCTTTTGATAACATCAATGTGCTGTGGAATCAGAGCAAAAATGATTGCGAACAATTGATTGATTGGTTGTTCGAAAACCTTAGCATTGGAGTGAGTGGCACACAAATGCTAATTAGTGGACGTCAGTGGTGCGAGGCGGTGATGAATCGTTTGCTACCCAAGCTGGATGATGTGCTGCTCTTGTTTACGGATGCGCTGGAGGCATCTCTTTATGGCCGCATTCAGCAGGAGATGCTGTTCATTGATCCACAGCGTTGCGAGGTGGAAATACTCAAAGTGCTGCTTTCCAAAAATCTGAAGGAGGAACGTGTGGTCATGGTGTGTGACAGCAATGACGAAGCAAATTACTTAATGATCCATCTGTTGTCCGCCGGCATTCGCAGCATCATTATCAATAAGAGCAATCAAGTGAATACCTTTAAGAAATGGAGTCACGAAAAGAGACGAAATGTGGTCATTGCTATCGATGATATGATACCCAAGTTGCGTGGCGGTCGCATCGATCTCTTGTTCCATTATAAGCCTGCGAGCAACTGGCGACGTTTCAAGACCCGTTTCGGTCTCTTCTATGGCAATTATAAAACACAGACTAAAGAGGAGAGTCATTCGAATGCCACATCAATAATTTGCATCACGCAGAAGGACGGCGATGTCATTTGGTGCATGTGCAATTTTCTGCTTAAGCATGAGATTGCTGTGCCCTCGGCCTGGTTGACGTCCTTTAATGAGTTTCGCTTGACTGCAGAGCGTCTCAATCCCATACCCAAGCAACCGATGTGCGAACAAATGCTGTCCTACGGCAACTGCTGGGTACGCAAGTGTCAATATCGTCATCAAGTGGCCCAAAAGGAACTAGCACGACCCATTGAgtactttaataaattgcatattgaattttatatatcatAC ATTCATACACCAACACGCTTCGTTATCAAGGATACATCATTACCCATTGCTCATCTGTATGGCGGGCTTCCTATTACCAAGCTGGAAGACTCGATCAATTTGCATTATATCAAAGCAAGTAATCGCAGCCTACACCCCAATCCTAGGCTCAATGATATTTGTGTTGTTGAACTGAAAGAGCGTTATCAACGTGTTGTTGTGATCGGCGTGAATGGGAAACAGATTAAGGTCCGGCAGTTGGATAATGTCATGGAAGAGGTGAATATCAAGGCCTCGGAAGTTTTTGTATGCAAGGAGTTCTTCATACACGAACCTGTTCAGTGCCAGGAACTGTGTCTAACGGGCATTATGCCATGTACTACGGAACGTATTTGGTCAGCCGAAGACAAGAAATTGGTGCTCAATGTGTTTTTGAAGGAACGGCAGACGCATCGATTGAGTGTTTTTAATGCCGATATTGATTTCGCCTTTAATGATAAGTATTTTGCGCGTAATATCTTTGACAGCAATGGTAATGACCTCAAAAGTTTTGTACTCAACAATATGCCAGTGCTGCATGATGAGAAAGTTTTGATTAGtttgcaaaaattgtttaattag
- the LOC132795846 gene encoding mitosis initiation protein fs(1)Ya, translated as MPKATSPTMMYHKLQPRSMYSARSASKKPLTLHKEIYAELLAHIESVHLPLRCRKCLRHYTKIDDLLDFSKCVNLSQNCSSSSSNSSSIDTNQSCDTDASKITVKKAMATVASNTISTQTSPCTGKDLNDTQQHYQRHLTPISLFNLRWKAKSRLTQEEFISDSVSSIRNLSTDSVNLSLQRRSIGQLTVASAAATATNGKVIRSTSTPLQVCSMFAKPKEAATFNASGGGGGAAHLSSIYHSGYVPDEQNTPAPPDSSQMPQQRAWKVGGRGKMSAVTPLRQVMSKSIQKAFVELATGGSSHPAQAQRLDLSEANAPSDAFGAALDLRLSPVVRRAEQSMASSEAEPAAATEAEIADTAATEPYQILLSAQKLTTESIIITRTQHGASVSNSLPVTASTTNGRTTSTVYNSCESVAIITSSSSNIQQLTNAGAACEMPPITPITSIPGAVITKKLIKFETPQKSIELETGQAGDESLQEDREIFYTPNPGSQPASPSVDNNSSTKDRRRQQIVPRQLSGQFSNNNNGSPKEQRTLGPVKRPLGPRARPPLRACHHQKTFSCVQDVPSDNEYDDEEVFLPNSASTHNDNKKRAASSSNAEPGRLWSLMSSVMRLPATLRTDADKENAPSSTSGSLIRRCASIAGSLVRTMHGQDDDTDVQSMKRKRTQTLDNQYINHLSSSPARSSKRVRIQPRKPIERMRTNY; from the coding sequence ATGCCGAAGGCGACATCGCCCACAATGATGTACCACAAGCTACAACCACGATCTATGTATTCTGCCCGATCTGCGAGCAAAAAACCGCTGACGCTGCACAAGGAAATCTACGCTGAACTCTTGGCGCACATTGAAAGTGTTCATTTGCCGTTGCGTTGCCGCAAATGCTTGCGACACTATACAAAAATTGATGATCTACTTGATTTTAGCAAATGTGTCAATTTGTCACAGAATTgtagcagcagtagcagtaacagcagcagcatagaTACAAATCAGTCGTGCGATACAGACGCCTCCAAAATAACTGTGAAGAAGGCAATGGCTACAGTGGCGTCCAATACAATCTCCACACAAACATCGCCTTGCACTGGAAAAGATTTGAATGACACACAACAACACTATCAACGCCATCTAACGCCTATCTCGTTGTTCAATTTGCGTTGGAAAGCCAAAAGTCGCCTCACCCAGGAGGAATTCATCAGCGACAGCGTTTCATCCATACGCAATCTATCCACCGATAGCGTTAATTTATCTTTACAGCGCCGCAGCATTGGACAGCTAACTGTTGCTagtgctgctgctactgcaaCAAATGGTAAAGTCATACGCTCAACATCAACGCCGCTGCAGGTTTGCAGCATGTTCGCCAAGCCCAAGGAGGCCGCCACGTTCAATGCCtctggcggtggcggcggcgctGCTCACTTGTCCAGCATCTATCACAGTGGTTATGTACCGGATGAGCAGAATACACCAGCGCCGCCAGACAGTAGCCAAATGCCACAACAGCGTGCCTGGAAGGTTGGCGGACGTGGCAAAATGAGCGCGGTGACGCCGCTGCGTCAGGTCATGTCGAAAAGCATACAAAAGGCATTTGTGGAGCTGGCCACCGGAGGCAGCAGCCATCCAGCACAAGCTCAGCGACTAGATTTAAGTGAAGCGAATGCCCCGTCAGATGCTTTTGGTGCTGCTTTGGATCTGCGCTTGTCGCCGGTTGTGCGACGCGCCGAGCAGAGCATGGCAAGCTCAGAAGCAGaaccagcagcagctactGAAGCTGAAATAGCTGACACAGCTGCCACAGAACCCTATCAGATACTGTTATCCGCACAAAAGTTGACCACCGAATCGATCATCATTACACGCACTCAACACGGCGCCAGTGTCAGCAATTCGCTGCCCGTTACTGCCTCCACAACAAATGGGCGCACCACTAGCACCGTTTACAATTCCTGCGAGAGTGTTGCGATAATCACTTCATCGAGTAGCAATATACAGCAACTAACAAATGCTGGCGCTGCTTGCGAGATGCCACCCATTACGCCAATTACTAGCATACCCGGCGCCGTTATCACCAAGAAGCTCATCAAATTCGAGACGCCGCAAAAGAGCATAGAACTGGAAACGGGACAAGCTGGCGATGAATCGCTGCAAGAGGACAgggaaatattttatacaccCAATCCGGGCAGCCAACCGGCCAGTCCAAGTGTagacaacaacagtagcacCAAGGATCGTAGACGTCAGCAGATTGTGCCACGCCAGCTAAGTGGTCAATtctctaacaacaacaacggctcGCCAAAAGAACAACGAACTTTGGGCCCGGTCAAGCGACCACTTGGACCACGAGCACGGCCACCATTGCGAGCTTGTCATCATCAAAAGACCTTTAGCTGTGTGCAGGATGTGCCGAGCGACAATGAGTACGACGACGAGGAAGTTTTCTTGCCCAACAGCGCATCCACTCACAATGACAATAAGAAGCGCGCTGCATCATCATCGAATGCCGAGCCAGGACGTCTCTGGTCTCTAATGTCATCGGTGATGCGTTTGCCGGCCACATTAAGAACTGATGCGGACAAGGAAAATGCTCCCAGCAGCACGTCGGGATCGTTAATCAGACGTTGCGCTTCCATTGCTGGTTCATTGGTGCGCACCATGCATGGCCAGGACGATGATACTGATGTGCAGAGCATGAAACGCAAGCGTACCCAAACGTTGGACAACCAATATATAAACCATTTGTCGTCCAGTCCAGCTAGATCATCGAAGCGTGTGCGCATCCAACCAAGAAAACCTATTGAACGCATGCGTACCaattattaa